A single window of Osmia bicornis bicornis chromosome 14, iOsmBic2.1, whole genome shotgun sequence DNA harbors:
- the LOC123988474 gene encoding protein ANTAGONIST OF LIKE HETEROCHROMATIN PROTEIN 1-like, which translates to MSSGTDVTIASAAYIVMHTIIKRRKRGRNQDRRWWITQLYKNRATSSGGNLLSDLQLETGGHFKNFVRMSSEDFEFLINAIGPKIQKNDTRFRKAVTAKERLAITLRFLATGDSYTGLQNLFKVSKQLISTIVPEVCQALVEILKEHVKMPSTPNGWLAISQKFEDLWNFPHCIGSMGEKHVVLQAPSNNGSEFYNSKSQFNIVLFALVDAEYNFMYVDVGCQGRISDGGDLKNCDLSKKIHTNTLGLPEKSVLPNRTKEIPYVFLGDETFALSENLMKPFFSGAYNKKSAERIFNYRLSRARRVLENVFGISSAVFRVLRKPMLLEPKKVQLIGLLTQNKMEYSSKVIGDKKQIQIH; encoded by the exons ATGTCGTCAGGAACAGACGTCACGATCGCCAGTGCAGCATATATTGTTATGcatacaataataaaaagaagaaaaaggggaaGAAATCAAGATAGACGATGGTGGATCACTCAGCTGTATAAAAATAGAGCAACATCTAGTGGTGGAAATCTACTTAGCGATTTACAGCTAGAAACTGGTGGACATTTCAAAAACTTCGTGCGAATGTCATCGGAAgactttgaatttttgataaacGCTATCGGTCCCAAAATACAGAAAAACGACACTAGATTCAGGAAAGCTGTGACGGCGAAAGAGCGATTAGCTATAACGCTACGTTTTTTAGCAACGGGAGATTCTTATACGGGTCTTCAGAATCTCTTTAAAGTGTCAAAACAATTAATATCAACAATTGTTCCGGAAGTATGTCAAGCGcttgttgaaattttaaaagaacatGTAAAG atGCCATCAACGCCAAATGGTTGGTTAGCAATTTCGCAAAAATTTGAAGACTTATGGAATTTCCCACATTGCATAGGATCAATGGGTGAAAAGCACGTGGTATTGCAGGCACCTTCCAACAATGGGAGCGAGTTTTACAATTCTAAATCGCAATTCAATATTGTCTTATTTGCCTTAGTTGATGCTGAATATAATTTCATGTATGTCGATGTAGGATGTCAGGGTCGAATTTCGGACGGCggagatttaaaaaattgcgaTTTATcgaaaaaaatacatacaaaCACTTTAGGGTTGCCAGAAAAATCGGTCTTGCCAAATAGGACTAAAGAAATACCATACGTATTTCTTGGTGACGAGACATTTGCTCTAAGcgaaaatttaatgaaaccTTTCTTCTCTGGTGCTTATAATAAGAAATCAGCCGAAAGGATTTTTAACTATCGACTCAGCAGAGCTCGACGAGTACTTGAAAATGTGTTTGGAATTTCTTCGGCAGTATTTCGAGTATTGAGAAAACCAATGTTATTGGAGCCGAAAAAAGTGCAATTAATT GGACTTTTGACTCAGAACAAAATGGAGTATTCGTCGAAGGTAATTGGAGACAAGAAACAAATCCAAATTcactaa